From one Prochlorococcus marinus str. MIT 0912 genomic stretch:
- the rpsC gene encoding 30S ribosomal protein S3, with protein MGHKIHPTGIRLGITQEHRSKWYAPTKTYPLLLQEDDRIRTFIKKKYGAAGISDVLIARKADQLEVELKTARPGVIVGRQGSGIEELRSGIQKTIGDRNRQVRINVVEVEKVDADAYLLAEYIAQQLEKRVAFRRTIRMAVQRAQRAGVLGLKIQVGGRLNGAEIARSEWTREGRVPLHTLRAEIDYATKVASTTYGVLGIKVWVFKGEVLPKEEQALPVGSSPRRNRGNRRPQQFEDRSNEAK; from the coding sequence ATGGGACATAAAATTCACCCCACTGGGATTAGGCTTGGTATCACCCAAGAGCATCGCTCTAAATGGTACGCTCCAACTAAAACTTATCCTTTATTACTTCAAGAAGATGATCGTATACGCACTTTCATAAAGAAGAAGTATGGAGCAGCTGGTATAAGCGATGTGTTGATTGCTCGTAAAGCAGATCAGCTTGAGGTCGAATTAAAAACTGCTAGGCCAGGAGTGATTGTTGGTAGGCAAGGGAGTGGAATTGAAGAACTCAGATCTGGTATTCAAAAAACAATCGGTGATAGAAATAGACAAGTACGCATAAATGTAGTCGAAGTAGAAAAAGTTGATGCTGATGCTTATCTTCTTGCGGAATATATTGCTCAGCAACTTGAAAAGCGTGTCGCATTTAGACGAACAATTCGAATGGCTGTTCAAAGAGCTCAAAGAGCTGGTGTATTAGGTCTGAAAATACAAGTTGGTGGAAGGTTGAATGGGGCTGAAATAGCACGTTCCGAATGGACACGCGAAGGGAGAGTTCCTCTCCACACTTTGAGAGCAGAAATCGATTATGCAACCAAAGTAGCTAGTACAACCTATGGCGTTTTAGGAATCAAAGTATGGGTATTCAAAGGCGAAGTTCTTCCTAAAGAAGAACAGGCTTTACCTGTTGGTTCTTCTCCTCGACGCAATAGAGGAAATCGAAGACCTCAACAATTTGAGGATCGTTCCAATGAAGCTAAATAA
- the rpsQ gene encoding 30S ribosomal protein S17, translating into MALKEMVGTVVSDKMQKTVVVAVENRFPHPIYQKIISRTTRYKAHDAENHCKVGDRVRIKESPPMSAHKRWTVTDVLVQGMKSKEAAK; encoded by the coding sequence ATGGCACTTAAGGAAATGGTCGGCACTGTTGTCAGTGACAAAATGCAAAAAACAGTAGTTGTGGCTGTGGAAAATAGATTTCCACATCCTATCTACCAAAAAATTATTAGTCGTACGACTAGATATAAAGCCCATGATGCAGAAAATCATTGCAAAGTGGGAGACAGAGTTCGGATTAAAGAGTCTCCTCCAATGAGTGCTCACAAAAGATGGACGGTCACAGATGTTCTCGTTCAGGGTATGAAATCTAAGGAGGCTGCAAAATGA
- the rpsE gene encoding 30S ribosomal protein S5, with translation MTDSKNQSSNKRTSGSSDTPPAADGRQENRRSRGEKRGGRRDRRGQERDSEWQERVVQIRRVSKTVKGGKKMSFRAIVVVGNEKGQVGVGVGKAGDVIGAVRKGVADGKKHLVRVPLTRNSSIPTLSNGRDGAASVLIRPAAPGTGVIAGGSIRTVLELAGIKNVLAKRLGSKTPLNNARAAMVALSELRTHKATAKERGISLEQIYS, from the coding sequence ATGACAGATTCTAAAAACCAGTCCTCAAATAAAAGAACTTCTGGATCCTCAGACACTCCCCCTGCTGCTGATGGTAGGCAGGAAAATCGTCGCAGCCGCGGTGAAAAACGCGGAGGGAGAAGAGATAGAAGAGGTCAAGAAAGAGACTCTGAATGGCAAGAACGAGTTGTCCAAATTAGAAGGGTTTCTAAAACAGTCAAAGGTGGAAAGAAAATGAGCTTTCGGGCAATAGTTGTAGTAGGTAATGAGAAAGGACAAGTTGGCGTTGGTGTAGGAAAAGCAGGAGATGTTATTGGTGCCGTTCGTAAAGGAGTTGCTGATGGAAAAAAACATCTAGTTCGTGTTCCTTTAACTCGAAATAGCTCCATACCAACTCTTTCTAATGGTAGAGATGGAGCAGCGAGTGTATTAATTCGTCCTGCAGCTCCTGGAACTGGTGTAATTGCCGGCGGCTCAATTCGTACTGTTTTAGAGTTGGCTGGAATTAAAAATGTACTTGCAAAGCGATTAGGTAGTAAGACCCCTCTTAATAATGCTCGTGCTGCAATGGTTGCTTTAAGTGAGTTAAGGACTCATAAAGCCACTGCAAAAGAGCGTGGTATTTCACTTGAGCAGATTTATTCTTAA
- a CDS encoding 50S ribosomal protein L23 translates to MTKFFDKRLTDVIKRPLITEKATKALDLNQYTFEVDPRAAKPDIKAAVEKMFDVKVLGISTMNPPRKSRRVGRFSGKRPQVKKAVVRLAEGNSIQLFPESEEA, encoded by the coding sequence ATGACTAAATTTTTTGATAAACGACTTACTGATGTGATTAAGCGTCCTTTGATAACCGAGAAGGCTACAAAAGCGTTGGACCTAAATCAGTACACTTTTGAAGTCGATCCAAGAGCAGCAAAGCCTGACATAAAAGCTGCTGTGGAAAAGATGTTTGATGTCAAGGTTCTTGGTATTAGTACTATGAATCCTCCAAGAAAAAGCAGAAGAGTTGGAAGGTTTTCTGGAAAGAGACCTCAAGTGAAGAAGGCTGTGGTTCGCCTGGCAGAAGGCAACTCAATACAGTTGTTCCCAGAATCAGAGGAGGCTTAA
- the rplE gene encoding 50S ribosomal protein L5, with the protein MSLKTRYRETIRPKLLKDLGLKNVHQVPKVQKVTLNRGLGEAASNSKALEASLAEMATISGQKALVTRAKKAIATFKIRQGMPIGCAVTLRGDRMYAFLERFINLALPRIRDFRGVSPKSFDGRGNYTIGVKEQLIFPEITFDKVDTIRGMDITIVTSASSDEQGKALLSEMGMPFRKK; encoded by the coding sequence ATGTCACTAAAAACCCGTTATCGAGAGACAATTAGACCAAAACTTTTAAAAGATCTTGGTCTGAAAAATGTTCATCAAGTTCCTAAGGTGCAGAAAGTCACTTTGAACAGAGGACTTGGAGAAGCTGCATCGAATTCAAAAGCTTTAGAAGCTTCTCTAGCTGAAATGGCAACAATTTCTGGGCAAAAAGCTCTAGTGACAAGAGCCAAGAAAGCAATTGCGACCTTTAAAATCAGACAAGGAATGCCTATAGGTTGCGCAGTCACACTTAGAGGTGATCGTATGTATGCATTCTTGGAAAGGTTCATTAATTTGGCACTTCCAAGAATCAGAGATTTTCGTGGTGTCAGTCCAAAAAGCTTTGATGGCCGAGGAAATTACACCATTGGAGTCAAAGAGCAACTTATCTTCCCAGAAATTACTTTTGACAAAGTCGACACCATTAGAGGCATGGATATCACAATTGTGACCAGTGCTTCCTCTGATGAACAAGGTAAGGCTCTTCTTAGTGAAATGGGAATGCCCTTCCGTAAAAAATGA
- the rpsS gene encoding 30S ribosomal protein S19, whose amino-acid sequence MGRSLKKGPFISDSLLRKIEKQNSSDDKTVIKTWSRASTILPMMIGHTIAVHNGKSHIPVFITEQMVGHKLGEFAPTRTYKGHIRDKKGAR is encoded by the coding sequence ATGGGACGTTCATTAAAAAAAGGGCCATTTATCTCAGACAGTTTGCTTCGTAAAATCGAGAAGCAAAACTCTAGTGACGATAAAACTGTTATCAAAACATGGTCTAGAGCCTCAACAATTTTGCCAATGATGATTGGCCATACAATTGCTGTTCACAATGGAAAGAGCCATATACCTGTTTTCATAACTGAGCAAATGGTTGGACATAAGTTAGGTGAGTTTGCACCAACTCGAACCTACAAAGGTCACATCAGAGATAAAAAAGGAGCGCGCTAA
- the rplC gene encoding 50S ribosomal protein L3 encodes MSLGILGKKLGMSQLFDDQGRAVPVTLIEAGPCRITQLKSADTDGYAAVQIGFQLIREKLINKPSKGHLAKSGDDLLRHLREYRVENSGEFELGAAITVDDFEKGQKVDVSGDTMGRGFAGYQKRHGFSRGPMSHGSKNHRLPGSTGAGTTPGRVYPGKRMAGRMGGKKVTTRGLEILKIDTNHNLLVVKGSVPGKPGSLLNIRPAKRVGVSTQQGGK; translated from the coding sequence ATGTCTTTAGGAATCTTAGGTAAGAAGTTGGGTATGTCCCAACTCTTCGATGATCAAGGCAGAGCCGTTCCAGTCACTTTGATCGAAGCGGGTCCCTGTCGAATCACTCAATTGAAATCTGCTGATACAGATGGGTACGCCGCTGTACAGATAGGTTTTCAGTTAATCCGTGAAAAACTTATTAACAAGCCTTCAAAAGGTCATCTTGCTAAATCAGGAGATGACCTCTTGCGTCATCTTCGGGAGTACCGGGTAGAAAATTCTGGTGAATTTGAGCTTGGAGCTGCAATAACTGTGGATGATTTCGAAAAAGGTCAAAAAGTTGATGTTAGTGGCGACACAATGGGTAGAGGATTTGCCGGTTATCAAAAGCGACATGGTTTTAGCCGAGGCCCCATGAGTCACGGTTCAAAGAATCATCGATTGCCTGGTTCGACAGGAGCCGGAACAACGCCTGGCCGTGTTTATCCTGGGAAAAGGATGGCTGGTCGTATGGGCGGCAAAAAAGTCACTACCAGAGGCCTTGAAATTCTAAAGATAGATACAAATCACAATTTATTGGTAGTCAAAGGATCTGTGCCAGGAAAACCTGGATCTCTTTTAAACATAAGACCTGCCAAAAGAGTTGGCGTCTCTACCCAGCAAGGAGGTAAATGA
- the rplD gene encoding 50S ribosomal protein L4 gives MANCTVLDWQGKEAGESSIDLKTAKESSAADLLHRAVLRQQAHSRQGTASTLTRSEVRGGGRKPYKQKGTGRARQGSIRTPLRPGGGIIFGPKPRKYNLEMNRKERRLALRTALMSRISDAKIIKDFGLKLEVPKTSEILALLKRVGIDADGKILIILNKPSEIIKRSIRNLEKIKLISADQLNVFDLLNANSLVIGEDALSTIKEVYGND, from the coding sequence ATGGCTAACTGTACTGTTCTTGATTGGCAAGGTAAAGAGGCTGGAGAATCATCAATTGATTTGAAAACTGCCAAGGAATCTTCGGCAGCAGATTTATTACACCGTGCTGTTTTGCGTCAACAGGCTCACAGTCGCCAAGGGACTGCAAGCACTTTGACTAGGTCTGAGGTTCGAGGAGGCGGACGAAAACCTTACAAGCAAAAGGGTACTGGTAGAGCCAGGCAAGGTTCAATTAGGACTCCTCTTCGACCAGGCGGTGGAATTATATTTGGTCCTAAGCCTCGCAAATATAACTTGGAAATGAATAGGAAGGAACGAAGGCTAGCTCTTCGGACTGCTCTAATGAGTAGGATTTCAGACGCAAAAATAATTAAAGACTTCGGTTTAAAGCTAGAAGTTCCTAAAACAAGCGAAATTCTTGCACTACTCAAGCGAGTAGGAATCGATGCTGATGGGAAAATTCTTATTATTCTCAATAAGCCATCAGAAATTATAAAGCGCTCAATTAGAAACTTAGAAAAGATCAAGCTTATCTCTGCTGATCAATTAAATGTGTTTGACCTTCTCAATGCCAATTCTTTGGTAATAGGCGAAGACGCATTGTCAACCATTAAGGAGGTCTATGGTAATGACTAA
- the rplX gene encoding 50S ribosomal protein L24: MKIRKGDTVQIISGKDKGKTGEVLQTLPYENRVLVQGINQRTKHVKPSQEGETGRIETKETSLHASNVMLYSTKEKVASKVEIFVDKDGSKKRRLKKTGELID; encoded by the coding sequence ATGAAGATCCGTAAAGGAGATACAGTTCAAATTATTTCTGGAAAGGATAAGGGTAAAACCGGAGAAGTCCTTCAAACACTTCCCTATGAAAATAGAGTTTTAGTCCAAGGAATTAATCAAAGAACAAAGCATGTAAAACCATCACAGGAAGGAGAAACTGGTCGAATAGAAACCAAAGAAACTTCTTTACATGCCTCAAATGTAATGCTCTATTCAACTAAGGAAAAAGTTGCTAGTAAGGTTGAGATTTTTGTAGATAAAGATGGATCAAAGAAACGACGATTAAAGAAGACAGGAGAATTAATTGATTAA
- the rplO gene encoding 50S ribosomal protein L15 — protein sequence MTIKLESLQSNKGSRRKKMRKGRGIAAGQGASCGFGMRGQKSRSGRPTRPGFEGGQMPLYRRVPKLKHFPIVNQKNFTVLNVSSLNKLKDGTVVNLDLLVKEGILTKPKDPLKILGNGKLEVKVTVQAAAFTASAKKKIEEVGGTCEVYT from the coding sequence ATGACTATTAAATTAGAATCTCTTCAATCAAATAAAGGATCTAGACGTAAAAAAATGCGTAAAGGTCGAGGTATAGCTGCTGGCCAAGGCGCAAGTTGTGGTTTTGGGATGAGAGGGCAAAAATCTAGATCAGGAAGACCTACTCGCCCAGGTTTTGAGGGGGGTCAGATGCCTTTATATAGACGAGTTCCAAAATTAAAACATTTCCCGATAGTTAATCAGAAAAATTTTACTGTCCTCAATGTATCTAGTTTGAATAAATTGAAAGATGGGACTGTAGTTAATCTTGATTTATTGGTTAAGGAAGGTATCTTGACTAAGCCTAAAGATCCACTCAAAATCCTTGGGAACGGCAAATTAGAAGTTAAAGTTACTGTCCAGGCTGCAGCTTTCACAGCCTCAGCTAAAAAGAAAATTGAAGAAGTTGGAGGAACATGTGAAGTATATACTTAA
- the rplF gene encoding 50S ribosomal protein L6, giving the protein MSRTGKKPISLPEKVDVKLEGLSITVKGPKGELQRTLPEGVSLTKNENTILVKPINEKRQCREMHGLCRSLVANMVEGVSNGFTKKLEIVGVGSRAQVKGKTLVVSAGYSHPVEVVPPDGITFKVENNTNVIVTGPDKELVGNEAAKIRAIRPPEPYKGKGIKYEGEQIIRKAGKSGKT; this is encoded by the coding sequence ATGTCTCGTACTGGAAAAAAACCAATCTCCCTTCCTGAAAAGGTAGATGTAAAACTCGAAGGACTTTCAATCACTGTTAAAGGTCCTAAAGGGGAACTTCAACGCACTCTTCCTGAGGGAGTAAGCCTAACCAAAAATGAGAACACTATTTTGGTTAAACCAATAAATGAAAAGAGACAGTGCAGGGAAATGCATGGGCTATGTAGATCGCTTGTTGCCAATATGGTTGAGGGAGTTAGTAATGGCTTTACAAAAAAACTTGAGATTGTTGGTGTTGGATCTAGAGCCCAAGTAAAGGGAAAAACTCTTGTTGTTAGTGCCGGTTATAGTCATCCAGTTGAAGTAGTTCCTCCAGACGGTATAACTTTTAAAGTAGAAAATAATACAAATGTAATTGTAACTGGACCTGATAAAGAATTAGTTGGCAATGAAGCTGCCAAAATAAGAGCAATCAGGCCACCAGAACCTTATAAGGGGAAAGGAATCAAATATGAAGGTGAACAAATAATTAGAAAAGCTGGTAAGTCTGGCAAAACTTAA
- the rpmC gene encoding 50S ribosomal protein L29, with protein MSKTTTKDVRNLSDSEISEKIETLRKELFDLRFKQATRQLAKTHRFKEARTELAQLLTVSNERSRSNTSSS; from the coding sequence ATGAGCAAAACAACTACGAAAGATGTAAGGAATCTCTCTGATTCCGAGATATCAGAAAAGATTGAAACTCTTCGTAAAGAACTTTTTGATCTTCGTTTTAAGCAAGCCACTAGACAGCTAGCGAAAACTCACCGTTTTAAAGAGGCACGAACTGAATTGGCTCAACTTTTAACGGTTTCTAACGAGCGAAGCCGCTCCAACACATCATCATCTTGA
- the rplP gene encoding 50S ribosomal protein L16: MLSPKRTKFRKQQRGRMRGVATRGNKIAFGQFALQAQDCGWVTSRQIEASRRAMTRYVKRGGQIWIRIFPDKPVTMRPAETRMGSGKGNPEFWVAVVKPGRILFEMGGDEITEEIAKEAMRLAQYKLPVKTKFISLEEDLNKGNYKPAKTPVTADDSESSS, encoded by the coding sequence ATGCTTAGTCCCAAAAGAACCAAATTTCGCAAACAACAGAGAGGCCGTATGCGCGGCGTTGCTACCAGAGGCAACAAAATCGCTTTTGGTCAGTTTGCATTGCAAGCTCAAGATTGTGGTTGGGTTACCTCAAGACAAATCGAGGCAAGTAGACGAGCTATGACTCGTTATGTCAAGCGGGGAGGACAAATTTGGATTCGTATTTTCCCTGATAAGCCTGTAACGATGAGGCCTGCAGAGACAAGAATGGGATCTGGTAAAGGTAACCCAGAATTTTGGGTTGCAGTCGTCAAGCCTGGTCGAATCTTGTTTGAAATGGGTGGCGATGAAATTACAGAGGAAATTGCAAAAGAGGCAATGCGTCTTGCTCAATACAAGCTGCCAGTAAAAACAAAATTTATTTCCCTAGAGGAAGATCTCAATAAGGGAAATTATAAACCTGCTAAAACGCCAGTTACAGCAGATGATTCGGAGTCATCATCATGA
- the rplV gene encoding 50S ribosomal protein L22, with protein sequence MTTSSTKTSAQAHGRYIRGSASKVRRVLDQIRGRTYRDALIMLEFMPYRSTEPITKVLRSAVANAENNLGLDPSSLVITTATADMGPPMKRYRPRAQGRAFAIKKQTCHISIAVSANQSPNSEDSD encoded by the coding sequence ATGACTACTTCATCAACTAAAACTTCAGCCCAAGCTCATGGGCGCTATATACGCGGATCTGCTTCAAAAGTAAGACGTGTTCTCGATCAAATAAGAGGAAGAACTTACAGAGATGCATTAATCATGCTTGAGTTTATGCCTTACCGATCAACTGAGCCAATAACTAAGGTATTGCGATCAGCAGTTGCTAATGCTGAAAACAACCTTGGTCTTGATCCTTCTTCTTTGGTGATTACCACGGCTACGGCTGATATGGGCCCACCAATGAAACGCTATAGGCCTAGGGCCCAAGGCAGAGCATTTGCTATTAAAAAGCAGACATGCCACATCAGCATCGCTGTTTCGGCTAATCAATCACCAAATTCTGAGGACTCAGACTGA
- the secY gene encoding preprotein translocase subunit SecY, whose amino-acid sequence MLISRGRNPSAGEVITQLFSNEELRGRVITTLGLLLIVRLGIYIPMPGIDREAFKSFIEQGGQLIGFLDIFTGGGISTLGIFALGILPFINASIIIQLLTASLPQLEDLQKNEGEAGRRKIAQITRYVALGWGLVQSTVFALILRQYSVEGLGETEFVIQTSLALVTGSMIVMWLSEIITEKGIGQGASLVIFLNIVATLPKALSSTIEKAQTGDRADVLGIIILLMVFLITIIGIIFVQEGARRIPIVSAKSQMGGTALLPSRQSYLPLKLNAGGVMPIIFASALIFLPITIANFTQNPLLIKAASSLNPGSSNPWPYAITFFALILGFAYFYASLTINPIDIASNLKKGGVAIPGVRPGSSTSNYLSGVQNRLTLLGGLFLGSVAIVPAAVERATNVQTFQGLGATSLLILVGVAIDTSKQVQTYVISQRYEGLVRQ is encoded by the coding sequence ATGTTAATAAGTCGTGGTCGTAATCCAAGTGCAGGTGAGGTAATTACCCAGCTTTTCAGTAATGAAGAGCTAAGAGGAAGAGTGATTACAACTCTTGGCCTATTATTAATTGTACGACTAGGAATTTATATTCCTATGCCTGGAATAGATAGAGAAGCTTTTAAATCTTTTATTGAGCAGGGAGGACAATTGATAGGATTTCTTGATATTTTCACTGGCGGTGGTATCTCAACTTTGGGTATTTTTGCATTAGGTATTCTTCCATTTATTAATGCGTCAATAATTATCCAGTTGCTCACTGCTTCTTTGCCGCAATTGGAAGATTTGCAGAAAAATGAGGGGGAGGCAGGAAGACGGAAAATAGCTCAGATAACTCGATATGTTGCTTTGGGTTGGGGATTAGTTCAAAGCACAGTTTTTGCTTTAATTCTCAGACAATATTCAGTCGAAGGTCTTGGCGAAACTGAATTTGTTATTCAAACATCCCTAGCTTTAGTTACTGGATCAATGATAGTTATGTGGTTGAGTGAAATTATTACCGAAAAAGGCATAGGCCAAGGAGCTTCATTGGTTATTTTTTTGAATATTGTTGCAACTTTGCCTAAGGCCCTAAGTTCGACTATTGAAAAAGCTCAAACTGGAGATCGAGCTGATGTCTTAGGAATAATAATTCTTTTGATGGTTTTTTTAATTACTATTATTGGTATTATTTTTGTTCAAGAAGGTGCTAGGAGAATTCCAATAGTAAGTGCAAAAAGTCAAATGGGTGGTACAGCTCTTTTACCAAGCAGACAAAGTTATCTACCTCTTAAGTTAAATGCTGGAGGTGTTATGCCGATAATTTTTGCTTCTGCATTGATCTTTTTACCAATAACAATTGCAAACTTTACTCAAAATCCGTTATTAATTAAAGCTGCTAGTTCACTTAATCCAGGTTCCTCCAACCCATGGCCATATGCAATTACCTTTTTCGCATTGATTTTAGGTTTTGCTTATTTTTATGCTTCTTTAACAATAAATCCAATAGATATTGCATCTAATTTAAAAAAAGGTGGTGTTGCGATACCAGGAGTAAGACCTGGTAGTTCAACTTCTAATTATCTTTCAGGTGTACAAAACCGCCTAACCTTACTTGGTGGTTTATTTCTTGGTTCTGTAGCAATCGTTCCTGCTGCAGTAGAGAGAGCAACCAATGTTCAAACTTTTCAAGGGCTTGGTGCAACTTCATTATTGATTTTAGTTGGAGTTGCAATAGATACCTCCAAACAAGTTCAGACTTATGTGATTTCTCAAAGGTATGAAGGTTTAGTTCGTCAATAA
- the rplB gene encoding 50S ribosomal protein L2, whose translation MAIRSFKPYTPGTRSRVVTDFSEVTSNKPERSLVVSKHRKKGRNNRGVITCRHRGGGHKRLYRIVDFRRNKHGVSAKVAAIHYDPHRNARLALLFYSDGEKRYILAPADITVGQEVISGPDAPIETGNALPLSSMPLGSSVHCVELYPGRGGQMVRTAGASAQVMAKEGDYVALKLPSTEVRLVRKECYATLGEVGNSEIRNTSLGKAGRRRWLGRRPQVRGSVMNPCDHPHGGGEGKAPVGRAGPVTPWGKAALGLKTRKKNKPSNKYVLRKRRKVSKRSRGGRDS comes from the coding sequence ATGGCTATAAGAAGTTTCAAACCATACACACCCGGTACTCGTTCAAGAGTAGTAACTGATTTTAGTGAAGTTACATCCAATAAACCTGAACGCTCACTTGTCGTTTCCAAACATCGCAAGAAAGGGCGTAATAACAGAGGGGTAATTACTTGTCGTCATAGAGGAGGAGGGCACAAAAGGCTATATAGGATTGTTGATTTTCGTCGAAATAAGCATGGTGTTTCGGCCAAAGTTGCTGCAATTCATTATGACCCACATCGGAATGCAAGACTTGCTCTACTCTTTTACTCTGATGGTGAAAAGAGATACATACTTGCACCTGCGGATATAACAGTTGGTCAAGAGGTTATTTCAGGTCCAGATGCGCCAATTGAAACTGGAAATGCTTTACCACTTTCTTCAATGCCCTTAGGTTCGAGCGTTCATTGCGTTGAACTGTATCCAGGTCGAGGCGGACAGATGGTTCGAACAGCTGGAGCTAGTGCTCAAGTCATGGCTAAAGAGGGTGATTATGTTGCATTGAAATTACCTTCAACTGAGGTTCGTTTAGTTAGAAAAGAATGCTACGCCACACTTGGAGAGGTTGGTAATTCTGAAATTAGAAATACAAGCCTTGGAAAAGCTGGAAGAAGAAGATGGCTTGGTAGGCGGCCTCAAGTAAGAGGAAGTGTCATGAATCCATGTGATCACCCTCATGGAGGAGGAGAGGGAAAGGCACCTGTTGGACGTGCTGGCCCTGTGACCCCTTGGGGTAAAGCTGCTCTTGGTTTGAAAACCAGGAAGAAGAATAAGCCCAGTAATAAGTACGTTCTTCGAAAACGACGCAAGGTATCTAAACGTAGTAGAGGAGGTCGCGATTCATGA
- the rplN gene encoding 50S ribosomal protein L14: MIQQETFLTVADNSGAKRLQCIRVLGSNRRYAHVGDVIVAAVKDAMPNMGVKKSDVVKAVVVRTRATMRRETGNSIRFDDNAAVLINDDQNPRGTRVFGPVARELRERNFTKIVSLAPEVI, encoded by the coding sequence ATGATTCAGCAAGAAACATTCTTAACCGTTGCAGATAACAGTGGGGCCAAGCGTTTGCAATGTATTAGGGTCTTGGGCTCTAATCGTCGTTATGCCCACGTAGGTGATGTGATCGTTGCCGCTGTTAAAGATGCAATGCCAAATATGGGAGTCAAAAAATCAGATGTCGTTAAAGCGGTTGTTGTTCGTACTAGAGCAACAATGCGTAGAGAGACTGGAAATTCAATTCGCTTTGATGACAACGCTGCTGTTCTTATCAATGATGATCAAAACCCAAGAGGGACTAGGGTGTTTGGTCCCGTCGCACGAGAATTAAGAGAGCGTAATTTCACTAAAATTGTCTCTTTGGCTCCGGAGGTTATTTAG
- the rplR gene encoding 50S ribosomal protein L18, whose protein sequence is MSKLSRKQQTQKRHKRLRRNLSGTETRPRLAVFRSNNHIYAQIIDDDAQNTICAASTLDKDLKASLKVNAGSCDASTAVGELVAKKALSKGIKQVIFDRGGNIYHGRVKALAEAARVAGLNF, encoded by the coding sequence ATGTCAAAACTTTCTAGAAAACAACAGACCCAAAAACGACATAAGCGCTTAAGGAGAAACTTAAGCGGAACAGAAACTCGACCAAGACTTGCTGTTTTTCGTTCTAATAACCACATCTATGCTCAAATAATAGATGATGATGCTCAAAACACTATTTGTGCAGCATCAACTCTTGATAAAGACTTGAAAGCCTCTTTGAAAGTTAATGCCGGAAGTTGCGATGCTTCGACAGCAGTAGGAGAGCTTGTTGCAAAAAAAGCTTTATCAAAAGGCATCAAACAAGTTATCTTTGATAGAGGTGGGAACATCTATCATGGCAGGGTTAAAGCTCTAGCCGAAGCTGCCAGGGTTGCAGGCTTGAACTTTTAA
- the rpsH gene encoding 30S ribosomal protein S8, protein MANHDPISDMLTRIRNASEKRHEKTKVPASRMSLSIAKVLQREGFIAEINEEGEGFRKQLILGLKYTGKHRSPIIRSMQRVSKPGLRIYKNTRGLPKVLGGLGVAIISTSKGVMSDRDARKQGVGGEVLCYVC, encoded by the coding sequence ATGGCCAACCACGATCCAATCTCAGACATGCTCACTCGCATCCGAAATGCAAGTGAAAAACGTCATGAAAAAACTAAAGTCCCTGCTTCAAGAATGTCTCTTAGTATCGCTAAGGTTCTTCAGCGTGAGGGATTTATTGCTGAAATCAATGAAGAAGGAGAAGGCTTTCGAAAGCAGCTCATTCTTGGATTGAAATATACTGGTAAGCATCGCTCACCCATTATTCGTTCAATGCAGCGAGTGAGTAAACCAGGATTGAGGATTTATAAAAATACTCGAGGATTACCAAAAGTTTTAGGAGGCCTTGGAGTTGCAATAATCTCTACCTCTAAGGGAGTCATGAGTGATCGTGATGCTCGTAAGCAAGGTGTTGGAGGAGAAGTCCTCTGCTACGTCTGTTGA